In one window of Microbacterium natoriense DNA:
- a CDS encoding urease subunit alpha — protein sequence MVHIDRERYAAIYGPTAGDQVRLGDTDLWIEIEEDLTAGGEEAVFGGGKSIRESMAQSTRTRAEGALDTVITNVIILEWWGIIRADVGIRDGRIVALGRAGNPDIADGVDPRLIIGPSTDVIAGEGRILTAGAIDSHVHLLSPSQVHEALATGITTIVGGGTGPSEGSKATTVTPGAWHLATMHRSLDALPVNFLLLGKGNTVSAEALAEQARAGAAGFKVHEDWGSSPAAIDAALRAADDWGLQVALHSDSLNETGYVESTVAAIAERSIHAFHVEGAGGGHAPDILAIASLPYVIPGSTNPTLPHTVNTVAEHLDMLMVCHHLNPAVPEDLAFAESRIRGTTIAAEDILHDMGALSVTSSDAQAMGRIGEVITRTWQVAHVMKARRGSLGTSLPADNERARRYVAKYTINPAVAHGIDHEVGSIEAGKLADLVLWDPAFFGIRPAVVIKGGGIVWAALGDPNASIPTPQPVLMRPAFLAAAGAEHSVTFVSPAALDAGLADELGLRRRLMGVRPTRGIGKADMRNNDALPRIDIDPDTFRIDIDGEEVHPAPASILPLAQLYSMF from the coding sequence ATGGTGCACATCGACAGGGAGCGCTATGCCGCCATCTACGGTCCGACCGCGGGCGATCAGGTGCGGCTGGGCGACACCGACCTCTGGATCGAGATCGAGGAAGACCTGACCGCGGGCGGTGAGGAAGCCGTCTTCGGCGGCGGCAAGTCGATCCGCGAATCCATGGCGCAGTCCACGCGCACGCGGGCGGAGGGTGCTCTCGACACGGTCATCACGAACGTGATCATCCTGGAATGGTGGGGCATCATCCGCGCCGACGTCGGGATCCGCGACGGCCGGATCGTCGCGCTCGGCCGCGCCGGGAACCCCGACATCGCCGACGGGGTGGATCCCCGCCTCATCATCGGGCCGTCCACCGACGTGATCGCGGGGGAGGGCCGCATCCTGACCGCCGGGGCGATCGACTCGCACGTGCACCTGCTCTCGCCGTCTCAGGTGCACGAGGCGCTCGCGACCGGCATCACCACGATCGTCGGCGGAGGCACGGGTCCCTCGGAGGGCTCGAAGGCGACCACGGTCACGCCCGGAGCGTGGCACCTCGCCACGATGCACCGGTCGCTGGATGCTCTGCCCGTCAACTTCCTGCTGCTGGGCAAAGGCAACACGGTCTCGGCCGAAGCGCTCGCCGAGCAGGCGCGGGCGGGGGCCGCGGGCTTCAAGGTGCACGAGGACTGGGGCTCGAGTCCGGCCGCGATCGATGCGGCTCTGAGAGCAGCCGACGATTGGGGCCTCCAGGTCGCGCTGCACTCCGACTCGCTCAACGAGACGGGATACGTCGAGTCCACCGTGGCCGCGATCGCCGAGCGCTCGATCCACGCCTTCCACGTCGAGGGCGCGGGCGGCGGTCACGCCCCCGACATCCTCGCGATCGCGTCTTTGCCGTATGTGATCCCCGGCTCGACGAATCCGACCCTGCCGCACACCGTGAACACGGTGGCGGAGCACCTCGACATGCTGATGGTCTGCCACCATCTCAACCCCGCCGTGCCCGAGGATCTCGCCTTCGCGGAATCGCGGATCCGCGGCACGACGATCGCCGCCGAAGACATTCTGCACGACATGGGCGCGCTGTCGGTGACCTCCTCCGACGCGCAGGCGATGGGCCGCATCGGCGAGGTCATCACCCGCACCTGGCAGGTCGCGCACGTCATGAAGGCGCGCCGAGGGTCGCTCGGCACATCGCTCCCCGCCGACAACGAACGCGCGCGTCGCTACGTCGCGAAGTACACCATCAATCCGGCGGTCGCCCACGGCATCGACCACGAGGTCGGATCGATCGAGGCCGGCAAGCTCGCGGATCTGGTGCTGTGGGATCCCGCCTTCTTCGGCATCCGCCCTGCGGTCGTGATCAAGGGCGGCGGCATCGTGTGGGCCGCGCTCGGCGATCCGAACGCGTCGATCCCCACACCGCAGCCCGTGCTCATGCGACCGGCGTTCCTCGCCGCGGCCGGAGCCGAGCACTCGGTGACCTTCGTGTCGCCGGCCGCGCTCGACGCCGGGCTGGCGGATGAGCTCGGCCTGCGACGTCGGCTGATGGGCGTTCGTCCGACCCGCGGCATCGGCAAGGCCGACATGCGCAACAACGACGCGCTGCCGAGGATCGACATCGATCCCGACACGTTCCGCATCGACATCGACGGCGAAGAGGTGCACCCGGCGCCGGCGTCGATCCTTCCGCTCGCGCAGCTCTACTCGATGTTCTGA
- a CDS encoding urease accessory protein UreF, translating to MLPYPLPSTSIAMLLADARLPSGGHAHSAGVEPALRAGMDPAQIPALLHTRAWTGSLVDAGTAVVARHLALTADADALTAAETAWAARTPSPAQRDAARVLGRGLLRLGTHLWPESHPLASLGRRPTPAPRAVVLGVIAAEAGMDPLDLCRTVVYDDAASAAAAVLKLEPGDPAAASVWVAHTCAAVDDALRPISELTDPRDIPVAGAPESEQWAESHALLTQRLFRA from the coding sequence ATGCTGCCGTACCCGCTGCCCTCGACCAGCATCGCGATGCTGCTGGCCGACGCGCGCCTGCCCTCCGGCGGACACGCCCACTCGGCGGGCGTCGAGCCGGCGCTGCGCGCCGGCATGGATCCGGCTCAGATCCCCGCTCTCCTGCACACCCGGGCATGGACCGGCTCGCTGGTGGATGCCGGCACGGCGGTGGTCGCGCGCCATCTCGCGCTCACGGCCGACGCCGACGCGCTCACCGCCGCGGAGACGGCCTGGGCTGCGCGTACGCCGTCACCTGCGCAACGGGACGCCGCCAGGGTGCTCGGCCGCGGGCTGCTGCGCCTCGGCACGCACCTCTGGCCCGAATCGCACCCCCTCGCCTCGCTCGGACGTCGCCCGACCCCCGCGCCTCGAGCGGTGGTGCTCGGCGTCATCGCCGCGGAGGCGGGCATGGACCCGCTCGACCTGTGCCGAACCGTCGTCTACGACGATGCGGCGAGCGCCGCCGCAGCCGTGCTCAAACTCGAACCGGGTGATCCGGCCGCCGCGAGCGTATGGGTCGCGCACACCTGCGCGGCGGTCGACGACGCGCTCCGGCCGATCTCCGAGCTCACAGACCCCCGCGACATCCCCGTCGCCGGTGCCCCCGAATCCGAGCAGTGGGCCGAGTCCCACGCGCTCCTGACGCAAAGGTTGTTCCGTGCCTGA
- the ureG gene encoding urease accessory protein UreG: MPETHSPVRALRLGVAGPVGTGKSSLIATLCRALSEDLRLGVITNDIYTDEDARFLRSEGVLEPERIRAVETGACPHTAIRDDVTANLLAAEDLERDFAPLDVVIIESGGDNLTATFSPALVDAQLFVLDVAGGGDVARKGGPGIARADLLVVNKTDLAPYVGVDVPQMVADAESAREGRAVLALSRTDASAISTLRQWVLDILAAHRSGTHTPVDPGPMAPHSHSDEEGGWFVHTHDEDTHTHTHADASH; this comes from the coding sequence GTGCCTGAAACGCATTCTCCCGTCCGCGCCCTCCGACTCGGCGTCGCCGGCCCTGTCGGCACCGGCAAGTCCTCGCTGATCGCGACGCTCTGCCGCGCCCTGAGCGAAGATCTGCGCCTCGGCGTCATCACGAACGACATCTACACCGACGAGGATGCACGCTTCCTCCGTTCCGAGGGAGTGCTCGAGCCGGAACGCATCCGCGCGGTCGAGACCGGCGCATGCCCGCACACCGCGATCCGCGATGACGTCACCGCGAATCTCCTCGCTGCCGAGGACCTCGAGCGCGACTTCGCTCCGCTCGACGTGGTGATCATCGAATCAGGCGGCGACAACCTCACCGCGACGTTCTCACCGGCGCTCGTCGACGCGCAGCTCTTCGTCCTGGATGTCGCCGGAGGCGGCGATGTCGCACGCAAGGGCGGGCCGGGCATCGCCCGCGCCGATCTGCTGGTGGTCAACAAGACCGATCTCGCCCCCTATGTGGGCGTCGACGTCCCGCAGATGGTGGCGGATGCCGAGAGCGCCCGCGAGGGCAGGGCCGTGCTCGCGCTGTCGCGCACGGATGCCTCGGCGATCTCCACGCTCCGCCAGTGGGTGCTCGACATCCTCGCTGCGCACAGGTCGGGGACGCACACGCCGGTCGACCCCGGTCCCATGGCACCGCACAGCCACTCCGACGAGGAGGGCGGCTGGTTCGTGCACACGCACGACGAAGACACGCACACGCACACCCACGCCGACGCCTCGCACTGA